A single region of the Anopheles funestus chromosome X, idAnoFuneDA-416_04, whole genome shotgun sequence genome encodes:
- the LOC125763694 gene encoding protein lava lamp isoform X2, producing MAGTSNQDDSDLANLQSSFDEQQAKISALREIIRQTEAVNDMKHASAQEKVKNIAQRLTHFKTKVTTSRLNRASSIGSSSQSLATIDQGVALKDGPVDARPDPRSPAFPRGRSESSGMEKCSLLRQQIEQNRLKMAERESSQREIEEKVIEIKHKLEATQQSLDRSSTTCLAEIVSSVGDGGGRDPAFDLSDSLRRSFSHSFLDPGPAHETISTPIKPVKDSEEQFNEELIKFEDNVRQAQVKRKSDEMLERRITTLEDDLHEKERVIDEQLRALSLLVNSLLEENDKSDLELVKELHNLQTKLLQQSYSISTDEAISRLLESYGYDPLQKAAERKQIQQQAASTPPVRLDQHETSDEAKVQLYDALEKIATLEQALASQDIEMERMNQQMTDLRQSLEEKTIELNVMTANVSVLQEKLKTSGPKPLFPRSADEELESETTKLKQQLDDSNKNMIKCKLKIKQLQKQVDTFKKTSNVHEEIAKLTEENTSLTQRLAEIEERNTTDTRYDATDPKPVGPELQKRIEMLELTCQHQATAMQLLEEQKNDLSEDLNRTRNELQSLTDHVTVTDGDGDNGRIASQMLSIELEEKLEKCLADKSELTKVLHSWETEKSELQQKLKRYADENAELLGKIDKLSLEKVSSAESIEILENLTLHEKQEMENSEKRAKAEDGATEMDDSDEIVRNVLSGKEDLNESLLKLMEESKELMDKVELFTDERREVLEKLDAISIENQAYLSELDKLKEANEQLRTYSVELASAKSDLEDKLRVINEEKETIRQELDTVKVRKLEGVESSVTPSSAASLPAQMTMNTTEEAFDKDVYQQSLMAVEMEITNYNKNKDKQKKMQLAKKLTVSAKTLVTMSRQLIDEYGRCKDERTARTACNDSTISTLETKLAETIKCLESKASQIALLQEEIAMLKHELEVAYEKSSDDEPELLKVELNSKNDEIMLLKKDIDALVDAKSSELLQIQHRLLETQQENHQLKTYTTELQYQLETVSKQQAMETETLNRQIDQLRTELRNATSNVPESASEELEGKLQHKQETIDTLNGQIIELYRTVEEHQTQVDEFRTQKEQVEHKNEELLEKLKKFAANLKKKNVQCTKLEKDIEALKESNRKLNEQVAHMDTESTPTSDVSELSQEKEQLSQKMYHLNNELHRLLEQKYHMESESECSRDELRKLNEELTVVRSELQSKTDALQSLEAELQACKEEMQTMQTELAGKNGKIDKCKAIIKEKIKETQRLQERERRAAYLEDELRMTQSKLEDFHNQTLLLGRLKSEKEELNATVRAEQEQCKNMEQQLANLRQQLAIVQDRNNTLVEQLKRVENWVQRYSEKWRNRQEQTTALSMEESIEIPSDVFSWLSLLAETDRDITQMLARQIETVSALENSLQNTEERAKLASSEIEYLQTRLQSVTNERDQYAVCCSERDQSLDELKRELDTKATELQTAVAANTLMQSQQSELTAALNEIERLKEHMDRSQQSEQTELRNVVETANRERVAIEQRLNEATQSNAELMEEIATLRDSVQSLEQELDVERNNITRVTEATTNRLEEITQLRESLSEAEERYSKQCDRYKDYEMIQLQLVEEKQQKEQLNEALKQREQELQTLRYECDELREHQADAGKLQSIEMESLKQRLYDMEQMHVGWEASLVQFRTENEAQADEITQLRDMIASLERQTQEDKTNISILTSLNGALNEDLDMLQQQTGEAEQRYQSLLDELSQTKSALGVAEAQQSQLQQQTDNADVRYRTLQSEYEQNKLALESVTAAVLEKSNEKDQLTEALQLKEQECEKAHQQCTELRDECDKLQLTLAETKSSMLRQEQPVTEPKPEHDLGMWDDADVGWGTVDTARLEALVLEKDELIQQLGAEKDLMQQEITDLKVKSGKLLRKVKECKVKLDAQQTESVGGRAASTESQDALEAKVQKLEQECEVLVREKEANVLKLDMLESACEKLTEVKEYQDKQIEMLRESVATATASQEVEELRQKVQQMTATLQTRQSEIAHLNARLEQLTAEVECIDELRAQLTEAQCQNVQLQTSGSVQATVPPFHDPAHSMELQLAELEHKNRLLEQEKMEMSGELEALNQQILHDLQFEDRLNKALLELDAKGVEIQMLRSTLEQLQQADGTVATASATSTDSAPEQIATLQAHIQQLERERTELWQKLTDVSEANSSTSGAVAQVDDATVREVLERQEVEIVTLKEQLALRSAEYARLAARVDPTKLFASGLSGSEPVPKPEQQQPQPPAGDRVPQAELELALYMIYQRDMRCDELELELRNLLQERDTLQLRLSNALRMHEEFKMRFAGAIPAEQEYGTSGECSIDASPDRSLSGLPVDERPISSLSGPQDLTSKLSELQSISYSKEKRWQEEREERNRQLTLIQRDLANMPVEAAAKIAGTDVTADTEATTQQSASTVLLNWILGKK from the exons ATGGCCGGAACCAGCAACCAGGATGATTCCGATTTAGCAAATCTCCAATCAAGCTTCGACGAGCAGCAG GCTAAAATAAGCGCTCTGCGTGAAATCATTCGCCAGACGGAGGCAGTGAACGATATGAAGCATGCATCGGCACAAGAGAAAGTGAAAAACATTGCGCAGCGGCTGACACACTTCAAGACGAAGGTTACTACCTCGCGGCTAAACCGTGCTAGCAGCATCGGTTCATCGTCCCAATCACTGGCCACCATCGACCAGGGTGTTGCTCTGAAGGATGGTCCAGTTGATGCCCGGCCTGATCCGCGCAGTCCTGCCTTTCCTCGCGGTCGTTCCGAATCATCCGGTATGGAGAAGTGTTCGCTGCTTCGTCAGCAGATCGAACAGAATCGCCTTAAAATGGCGGAACGAGAGTCAAGCCAGCGGGAGATCGAGGAGAAGGTAATTGAAATCAAGCACAAGCTTGAAGCGACGCAACAATCGCTGGACCGATCGAGCACCACGTGCCTTGCGGAGATTGTTTCATCGGTTGGCGACGGTGGTGGGCGCGACCCGGCGTTCGATCTATCGGATAGCTTGCGGCGTTCTTTTAGTCACTCGTTTCTGGATCCTGGCCCGGCACACGAAACAATTTCCACACCGATCAAACCGGTCAAGGACAGTGAGGAACAGTTTAACGAAGAGTTAATAAAGTTCGAGGACAACGTTCGCCAGGCTCAGGTAAAGCGAAAGAGCGATGAAATGCTGGAGCGACGAATAACGACGCTGGAGGACGATTTGCACGAAAAGGAGCGTGTTATTGACGAGCAACTGCGAGCATTATCACTGCTGGTGAATAGTTTGCTCGAAGAGAACGATAAATCCGATCTCGAGTTGGTAAAGGAGTTACACAACTTGCAG ACGAAACTGCTCCAACAAAGCTACAGCATTTCTACCGATGAAGCAATATCACGATTGCTGGAATCGTACGGATACGATCCACTGCAGAAAGCTGCTGAACGAAAACAGATACAGCAGCAGGCAG CTTCCACACCACCAGTACGGCTTGATCAACATGAAACGTCGGACGAAGCTAAGGTACAATTGTATGATGCGCTGGAGAAAATCGCCACGCTCGAGCAAGCGCTCGCATCGCAGGATATCGAAATGGAACGCATGAATCAACAAATGACCGACTTGCGCCAGTCactggaagaaaaaacaatcgaGCTGAACGTAATGACAGCTAACGTATCGGTGCTGCAGGAGAAGCTGAAGACGAGTGGACCCAAACCACTGTTTCCGCGATCGGCCGACGAGGAGCTCGAGTCGGAAACGACCAAACTGAAACAGCAGCTTGACGATTCGAACAAGAACATGATAAAATGTAAGCTAAAGATCAAGCAACTACAGAAACAGGTCGACACATTCAAAAAGACGTCCAACGTGCACGAAGAGATCGCCAAACTGACCGAGGAAAACACTTCCCTTACCCAACGGCTTGCCGAGATCGAGGAGCGCAATACAACCGACACCCGATACGATGCTACCGATCCGAAACCGGTCGGTCCGGAGCTGCAAAAACGCATTGAAATGTTGGAACTGACGTGTCAACATCAGGCAACTGCTATGCAGCTGCTCGAGGAGCAAAAGAACGATCTGAGCGAAGATCTAAATCGCACCCGAAACGAACTGCAATCACTCACCGACCACGTGACCGTAACCGATGGGGACGGTGATAATGGGCGCATCGCTAGCCAAATGCTGTCGATAGAGTTGGAGGAAAAGCTAGAAAAGTGTTTGGCGGATAAGAGCGAACTGACGAAGGTGCTGCACAGCTGGGAGACGGAAAAGTCGGAACTGCAGCAGAAGCTGAAACGTTACGCGGACGAGAATGCGGAACTGTTGGGCAAGATCGATAAGCTTAGCTTGGAGAAGGTGAGCTCGGCGGAATCGATCGAAATACTGGAAAACTTGACGCTGCATGAGAAGCAGGAGATGGAAAACTCCGAAAAGCGTGCCAAGGCTGAGGATGGCGCAACGGAAATGGATGATTCGGACGAGATTGTACGCAATGTACTGAGCGGTAAGGAAGACTTAAACGAAAGCTTGCTTAAGCTCATGGAGGAAAGCAAAGAGCTGATGGATAAGGTGGAATTATTCACGGACGAGCGGCGGGAAGTGTTGGAAAAGCTAGACGCGATTTCGATCGAAAACCAAGCCTATCTCAGCGAGCTGGATAAGCTGAAGGAGGCAAACGAACAGCTGCGCACGTACAGTGTGGAGTTAGCATCAGCCAAATCCGACCTGGAGGATAAGCTGCGGGTAATTaacgaagaaaaggaaactaTCCGTCAAGAGCTGGACACGGTGAAGGTGCGCAAGTTGGAAGGGGTTGAAAGCAGTGTGACGCCCAGTAGTGCCGCCAGTCTACCGGCACAGATGACGATGAACACAACCGAAGAAGCGTTCGATAAGGACGTCTACCAGCAGTCGTTGATGGCAGTGGAAATGGAGATAacaaattacaacaaaaacaaggaCAAACAGAAGAAGATGCAACTGGCAAAGAAGCTTACAGTAAGTGCGAAAACATTGGTGACGATGAGCAGGCAACTGATCGATGAGTATGGTCGCTGTAAAGATGAGCGTACGGCACGTACTGCCTGTAATGATAGTACCATCAGTACGCTTGAAACAAAGCTGGCCGAAACGATTAAATGTCTCGAAAGTAAAGCTTCCCAGATAGCGCTGCTGCAGGAAGAGATAGCGATGTTAAAACACGAGCTGGAGGTGGCGTACGAAAAGAGTTCCGACGATGAGCCAGAGCTGCTAAAGGTGGAGCTGAACAGCAAGAACGATGAAATTATGCTGCTGAAGAAGGACATCGATGCGCTGGTCGATGCCAAATCGTCCGAACTGCTGCAGATACAGCACCGGCTGCTGGAGACACAGCAGGAAAATCATCAGCTAAAAACGTACACGACGGAGCTGCAGTATCAGCTGGAGACTGTTTCCAAGCAGCAGGCAATGGAAACGGAAACACTGAACCGGCAGATAGACCAGCTGCGTACGGAGTTGCGTAATGCTACAAGTAATGTGCCGGAATCTGCAAGCGAAGAGCTAGAAGGTAAACTGCAGCACAAGCAGGAAACGATAGATACGCTGAACGGGCAAATCATTGAGCTGTACCGGACGGTGGAAGAGCACCAGACGCAGGTGGACGAGTTCCGGACGCAGAAGGAGCAGGTTGAGCATAAGAATGAGGAACTGCTAGAAAAGTTGAAAAAGTTTGCAGCCAatctgaagaagaaaaacgtcCAGTGTACCAAGTTGGAGAAAGATATTGAAGCGTTGAAGGAATCTAACCGGAAACTTAACGAGCAGGTGGCACACATGGACACAGAGTCGACGCCTACCAGTGATGTGAGCGAGCTAAGCCAAGAGAAGGAGCAACTGTCACAGAAAATGTATCATCTGAACAATGAGTTGCACCGATTGTTGGAGCAAAAATATCACATGGAGTCCGAAAGCGAATGTAGTCGCGACGAGTTGCGAAAGCTCAACGAGGAGCTCACGGTGGTACGGAGCGAGCTGCAGAGCAAAACTGACGCACTGCAGTCGCTAGAGGCGGAACTGCAGGCGTGCAAGGAGGAGATGCAAACGATGCAAACCGAGCTCGCCGGTAAGAACGGTAAGATTGATAAGTGCAAAGCCATCATCAAGGAAAAGATAAAGGAAACGCAACGCCTGCAGGAGCGGGAACGGCGTGCCGCCTACCTAGAGGATGAGTTGCGCATGACCCAGAGCAAGCTGGAAGACTTCCACAACCAAACGCTCCTGTTGGGCAGGCTGAAAAGTGAAAAGGAAGAGCTCAACGCAACCGTACGGGCGGAACAGGAACAGTGCAAAAACATGGAACAACAGTTGGCTAATCTGCGGCAGCAGTTAGCGATTGTGCAGGACCGTAATAATACCCTGGTCGAACAGCTGAAGCGTGTGGAAAATTGGGTACAGCGGTACAGTGAGAAATGGCGCAACCGGCAGGAACAAACCACGGCACTGAGTATGGAAGAATCGATCGAAATACCGTCGGATGTGTTTAGCTGGCTATCGTTGCTGGCGGAAACGGACCGGGACATTACACAGATGCTTGCGCGGCAGATCGAAACAGTTAGCGCACTTGAGAATAGTCTGCAAAACACGGAAGAGCGTGCCAAGCTAGCTTCAAGCGAAATTGAATACCTGCAGACGCGTTTGCAGTCAGTTACCAATGAGCGCGATCAGTACGCCGTGTGCTGCTCTGAGAGGGATCAATCGTTAGACGAATTAAAGCGAGAGCTGGACACTAAAGCTACGGAACTTCAAACAGCAGTTGCTGCAAACACACTAATGCAATCACAGCAATCTGAATTAACTGCTGCCCTTAATGAAATCGAACGGCTTAAGGAGCACATGGACAGATCACAGCAATCCGAACAGACAGAACTGCGTAACGTGGTAGAAACCGCAAACCGGGAGCGTGTAGCGATAGAACAGCGTCTGAACGAAGCAACCCAGAGCAATGCTGAATTGATGGAGGAAATTGCAACCTTGCGTGACAGTGTACAATCGCTAGAACAAGAGCTTGATGTAGAAAGAAACAATATCACACGGGTAACCGAAGCTACCACAAATCGCCTCGAAGAAATAACGCAGCTGCGGGAGTCACTGTCCGAAGCGGAAGAACGCTACAGCAAGCAGTGCGATCGATACAAAGACTACGAAATGATACAGCTGCAGCTGGTGGAGGAAAAGCAACAGAAGGAGCAGTTGAACGAAGCGCTTAAGCAGCGTGAACAGGAACTTCAAACCCTGCGATATGAGTGTGATGAATTGCGGGAACATCAAGCTGATGCGGGCAAACTGCAGTCGATCGAGATGGAGAGCTTGAAGCAACGGTTATACGATATGGAGCAGATGCATGTCGGTTGGGAAGCGTCGCTGGTGCAATTCCGTACCGAAAACGAAGCACAAGCAGATGAAATTACCCAACTCCGTGACATGATCGCGTCGCTCGAGCGGCAAACGCAGGAAGACAAGACGAACATTTCCATCCTAACCTCCCTGAACGGTGCGCTGAACGAGGATTTGGATATGTTGCAGCAACAAACTGGGGAAGCAGAGCAACGGTACCAGTCGCTGCTAGATGAGTTGAGTCAGACCAAGTCTGCGCTGGGCGTGGCGGAAGCACAACAGTCCCAGTTACAGCAGCAAACCGATAATGCGGACGTACGCTACCGTACACTACAGAGTGAGTACGAGCAAAACAAGCTGGCGCTGGAATCGGTCACAGCGGCTGTGCTGGAAAAGAGCAACGAAAAGGATCAATTAACCGAGGCACTTCAGCTCAAGGAGCAGGAGTGCGAGAAGGCGCACCAGCAGTGTACCGAGTTGCGGGACGAGTGTGATAAGTTGCAGCTCACACTCGCCGAAACGAAGTCTTCCATGTTACGGCAGGAACAACCGGTTacggaaccgaaaccggaacaCGATCTCGGCATGTGGGATGATGCCGATGTCGGTTGGGGTACGGTCGATACGGCACGGCTGGAAGCGCTGGTTCTTGAAAAGGACGAACTTATTCAGCAGCTCGGTGCGGAGAAGGACCTGATGCAGCAGGAAATTACCGATCTGAAGGTAAAGTCGGGCAAGCTGCTACGCAAGGTGAAGGAGTGCAAGGTGAAGTTGGACGCACAGCAGACGGAGTCTGTTGGTGGGCGAGCGGCAAGTACCGAATCGCAGGACGCACTCGAAGCGAAGGTGCAAAAGCTAGAGCAGGAGTGTGAGGTACTGGTGCGTGAGAAGGAAGCAAACGTGCTGAAGCTGGACATGCTGGAATCCGCCTGCGAGAAGCTGACGGAAGTGAAAGAGTACCAGGACAAGCAGATCGAGATGTTGCGTGAATCGGTAGCCACCGCTACCGCTTCCCAGGAGGTGGAAGAGCTGCGGCAGAAGGTCCAACAGATGACGGCGACGTTACAGACGCGCCAATCGGAGATAGCGCATCTGAATGCACGCTTGGAACAGCTTACCGCTGAGGTGGAATGTATTGACGAGTTGCGGGCACAGCTGACCGAAGCACAGTGCCAGAATGTCCAACTACAAACGAGTGGTAGCGTTCAAGCGACGGTGCCACCATTCCACGACCCTGCCCATTCCATGGAACTGCAGTTAGCCGAACTGGAGCACAAAAATCGATTGCTCGAGCAGGAAAAGATGGAAATGTCCGGGGAACTAGAAGCACTAAATCAGCAGATACTGCACGATCTTCAGTTCGAGGATCGGCTGAACAAGGCACTGCTCGAGCTGGACGCGAAAGGTGTAGAGATACAGATGCTACGTTCGACACTGGAACAGCTTCAGCAAGCCGATGGAACAGTAGCAACAGCCAGTGCAACGTCCACCGATTCAGCTCCAGAGCAGATCGCTACTCTGCAAGCCCACATCCAGCAGCTGGAACGCGAACGTACCGAACTGTGGCAAAAGCTGACGGATGTAAGTGAAGCAAACTCCTCAACATCAGGTGCAGTTGCCCAGGTTGATGACGCAACTGTGCGGGAAGTTCTCGAGCGGCAGGAAGTCGAGATTGTGACGCTCAAGGAACAGCTTGCATTGCGTAGCGCAGAGTACGCTCGGCTAGCGGCACGCGTAGATCCAACCAAACTATTCGCCTCCGGGCTGAGCGGCAGTGAACCCGTCCCGAAACCggaacagcagcaaccacaACCACCGGCAGGTGACCGGGTACCACAGGCCGAACTAGAGTTAGCTCTGTACATGATCTACCAACGGGATATGCGCTGCGATGAGCTAGAGCTGGAACTACGCAACCTGCTGCAGGAGCGTGACACGCTGCAGCTACGTCTCTCGAACGCACTACGCATGCACGAAGAGTTTAAGATGCGTTTCGCTGGTGCAATACCCGCAGAACAag AGTACGGTACCTCGGGTGAGTGTTCAATCGATGCATCGCCGGACCGGTCACTCAGTGGATTGCCGGTTGACGAACGGCCGATTTCGAGCCTGTCCGGTCCACAGGACCTTACCTCCAAACTGTCCGAGCTGCAATCGATTAGCTACTCGAAGGAGAAACGTTGGCAGGAGGAGCGTGAGGAGCGAAACCGTCAGCTAACGCTGATACAGCGCGACCTTGCCAACATGCCAGTCGAGGCGGCAGCTAAAATTGCCGGTACGGACGTTACAG CGGACACAGAAGCAACCACACAGCAGAGCGCCTCCACGGTGTTGCTTAACTGGATACTGGGGAAGAAATAG